A genomic window from Salvia splendens isolate huo1 chromosome 11, SspV2, whole genome shotgun sequence includes:
- the LOC121754342 gene encoding uncharacterized protein LOC121754342, translating to MACHLSVSKTTVGYILTVRSKRQPTYDGKVGIFPFTKVVPAQRKSNNRDRGTLETKPIKALTKVVMRDCIIHKAKWPDWASKEIYIQQGNPTLHITAKDPEFLVVANSDGFKIHLICQPPNSPDTNILDLGFFRAIQSLQHEKPCRGVDELVENVCKAYEELTPQTLNRVFLSLQACLTQILKFKGDNHYKLPHMNKDRLERTDGLPNVLEVDEGIVREVLEYLQQPENNDGSGYDIEALSDAFGF from the exons ATGGCATGTCATTTGTCTGTTAGCAAGACCACAGTTG GCTACATTTTGACAGTGAGAAGCAAGAGGCAGCCCACATATGATGGTAAGGTGGGAATATTTCCCTTCACTAAAGTTGTTCCAGCTCAAAGGAAATCAAATAACAGAGATAGAGGGACCTTGGAAACAAAGCCAATTAAAGCACTCACCAAGGTAGTAATGAGGGACTGCATTATCCACAAG GCCAAGTGGCCTGATTGGGCAAGTAAGGAGATATACATACAGCAAGGCAATCCTACACTACACATAACTGCCAAAGATCCAGAATTTCTGGTTGTTGCCAACTCAGATGGATTTAAAATCCATCTGATTTGTCAGCCACCAAATTCACCTGACACTAACATATTAGACCTAGGATTTTTTAGGGCTATACAGTCACTACAGCATGAGAAACCATGCAGGGGTGTGGATGAACTGGTGGAGAATGTATGTAAGGCTTATGAAGAGCTGACACCACAAACCCTCAACAGAGTATTCCTCTCCTTGCAGGCTTGCCTCACCCAGATCCTAAAATTCAAAGGGGACAACCACTACAAACTTCCACACATGAATAAAGATAGGCTTGAAAGAACAGATGGACTACCCAATGTGCTAGAAGTGGATGAAGGTATTGTGAGAGAGGTGCTGGAGTACTTACAACAACCAGAGAACAATGATGGTTCAGGGTATGATATTGAGGCTCTGAGTGATGCATTTGGCTTCTAG